Proteins encoded together in one Caldicellulosiruptor saccharolyticus DSM 8903 window:
- the aroB gene encoding 3-dehydroquinate synthase translates to MEDRIYLNLKREEKNIPIVFVEEIEKIGEHIAYFNYSNLVIFTDKMVYRLYKGFIDSLKPTYLYLFDEGEESKSIESYLKAIDYLLDSNVDRRALFVAIGGGVVGDVVGFIASTYKRGVRLIHIPTTLLSMVDSSIGGKTGINYKSYKNQIGTFYQPEIIIICPQFLETLSKSEVLSGIGEIMKYGFTLDKSILDMKGRFEKDVFEIFQDKILAMQLIKKSINCKVKVVEKDEKESLLREVLNFGHTVGHALETYYNYYFSHGIFVILGMIAEMILSNMIFNFDLSNVDLLIRILEKNSIKLSQRFEKSQIISIMKYDKKNINASIRMVLLKDVCDYVLGYEVNEDFLYEALDRFEKIVLS, encoded by the coding sequence ATGGAAGATAGGATTTACTTAAATTTGAAAAGGGAAGAAAAGAACATTCCTATTGTTTTTGTTGAGGAAATTGAAAAAATTGGAGAACATATTGCATATTTTAACTACTCAAATCTTGTAATATTTACTGACAAGATGGTCTACAGACTCTACAAAGGTTTTATTGATAGCCTTAAGCCTACTTACCTTTACCTTTTTGATGAAGGTGAGGAGTCAAAGTCAATAGAGTCTTACCTGAAAGCCATTGATTATCTTTTGGATAGCAATGTAGACAGAAGAGCATTATTTGTTGCAATTGGTGGCGGGGTTGTTGGTGATGTAGTAGGGTTTATAGCATCTACATATAAACGTGGTGTGAGGCTTATTCACATTCCAACAACTCTTCTTTCAATGGTTGATAGTAGTATTGGTGGTAAAACTGGAATTAATTATAAATCATATAAAAACCAGATTGGAACATTTTATCAACCTGAGATAATAATAATTTGCCCTCAGTTTTTAGAAACACTTTCAAAAAGTGAAGTTTTATCTGGAATTGGTGAAATAATGAAATATGGTTTTACCTTAGATAAAAGTATTTTGGATATGAAAGGTAGATTTGAAAAAGATGTTTTTGAGATTTTTCAAGATAAAATACTTGCTATGCAGTTGATAAAGAAATCTATTAACTGTAAAGTTAAAGTTGTTGAAAAGGATGAAAAGGAATCACTTTTGAGAGAAGTTCTGAATTTTGGCCATACTGTAGGCCATGCATTAGAGACGTATTACAATTACTATTTTTCTCATGGGATATTTGTTATTTTGGGAATGATTGCTGAGATGATACTTTCGAATATGATATTTAATTTTGATTTGTCAAACGTAGATCTTTTAATAAGAATTTTGGAGAAGAATAGTATAAAACTTTCTCAAAGATTTGAGAAGAGCCAAATTATCTCAATTATGAAATATGACAAGAAGAATATAAATGCTTCTATAAGAATGGTTTTATTAAAAGATGTATGTGATTATGTTTTAGGTTACGAAGTTAATGAAGATTTTTTATATGAGGCACTTGATAGGTTCGAAAAAATTGTTTTATCTTAA
- a CDS encoding YggT family protein translates to MIRFIFGLADKAIAFVEFCIVVDALLSWVIVDPYNKYRRVLGMIVNPILDPIRSISQKYIRIGFIDFSPLIAIILLEIVRRLLWLFYAILI, encoded by the coding sequence ATGATAAGATTTATATTTGGACTTGCTGACAAGGCAATTGCTTTTGTGGAGTTTTGTATTGTTGTAGATGCACTTTTGTCGTGGGTTATCGTTGACCCATACAACAAATACAGAAGAGTACTTGGCATGATTGTAAATCCTATACTTGACCCCATAAGATCAATATCTCAAAAGTACATCAGAATAGGGTTTATTGACTTTTCGCCCTTGATTGCAATTATTTTATTGGAGATTGTAAGAAGACTTTTGTGGTTATTTTATGCAATATTGATTTAG
- the ileS gene encoding isoleucine--tRNA ligase produces MDWSQTLNLPKTDFPMRANLAQREPQFLRFWEENDIFKKMLKKNRNNKKFILHDGPPYANGDIHLGHALNKVLKDIVNKYKSLQGYYTPYIPGWDTHGLPIEQQVIKKLGVNRHEVDPVEFRKKCKEFALSYIDIQRQQFKRLGVFGEWEDPYMTLDPKFEARQIRVFGEMAKKGYIYKGLKPVYWCPSCETALAEAEIEYQEDKTYSIYVKFEVIDDKGLFANLNLSGKKVYIVIWTTTTWTLPGNLAIALNTDFDYSLVDVGNEILIVASELVERVMKTNKIDQYHEIARFKGKDLEYVKCKHPFLDRTSLVILGEHVTLEAGTGCVHTAPGHGEEDFEVCERYNIPVIVPVDNKGYLTQEAGKFAGLFYEDSNKEIAKELEASDHLLGVEKITHQYPHCWRCKNPVIFRATEQWFASVKGFREEALKAVDDVKWVPEWGRDRIYNMIADRQDWCISRQRIWGVPIPIFYCKNCRKELITDETIDHIAKIFEKEGSDAWFSKDVKELLPEGTKCPVCGCMEFEKETDIMDVWFDSGSSHAYVLESREDLEWPCDMYLEGNDQYRGWFQSSLLTAVATKGRAPYRIVLTHGFVVDGEGKKMSKSEGNVISPFDIINEFGADILRLWCVSADYTTDMRISKDIIKQLTEIYRKIRNTARFLLGNLYDFNPKTDKVGCENLKEIDKWALQRLYKLIEKVTKAYEEYDYNQVYHLVHNFCVIDMSNLYLDINKDRLYASKSESLDRRSAQTVMYEILVALTKLIAPILSFTAEEIWQNIIFKEEDAESVFLTSWPKVNENILKDETLEEKWNKIIEIKDIVAKQLEIARNEKLIGSSLDSKVKIFAKGNIKRFIEENKDIIQEVLIVSQLEVEEGDSDQIKVEVYKADGLKCERCWKFDTMVGKNEENLNVCPRCYEVVKVK; encoded by the coding sequence ATGGACTGGAGTCAAACTTTGAACTTACCAAAGACCGATTTCCCGATGAGAGCAAACTTGGCACAAAGAGAACCTCAATTCCTAAGGTTCTGGGAAGAAAATGACATTTTCAAAAAGATGCTCAAAAAAAATAGAAATAATAAGAAGTTTATTCTTCATGATGGACCACCTTATGCAAATGGCGATATTCATTTAGGACATGCTTTGAACAAAGTTTTAAAAGACATAGTAAACAAATACAAATCATTGCAAGGCTATTATACACCTTATATTCCTGGCTGGGACACCCATGGTCTTCCAATTGAGCAACAGGTTATCAAAAAGCTTGGAGTAAACAGGCATGAAGTTGACCCGGTAGAGTTTAGGAAAAAATGTAAAGAGTTTGCCCTCAGCTATATTGACATCCAAAGACAGCAGTTCAAAAGACTTGGCGTGTTTGGCGAGTGGGAAGATCCATATATGACTTTAGACCCAAAATTTGAGGCAAGACAGATTCGTGTATTTGGAGAAATGGCTAAAAAAGGGTATATCTACAAAGGCCTAAAACCTGTTTACTGGTGCCCATCTTGCGAAACTGCATTGGCAGAAGCAGAGATTGAGTATCAGGAAGACAAGACATATTCAATCTATGTAAAATTTGAGGTAATAGATGATAAGGGATTGTTTGCTAACTTGAATTTATCTGGCAAAAAGGTTTACATTGTAATTTGGACAACCACAACATGGACCCTTCCAGGCAATTTAGCAATTGCACTAAACACCGATTTTGATTACAGCTTGGTTGACGTGGGGAATGAAATCTTAATTGTGGCATCTGAGCTTGTAGAAAGAGTAATGAAGACAAATAAAATTGACCAATATCATGAGATCGCAAGGTTTAAAGGCAAGGATTTAGAATACGTAAAATGCAAACATCCATTTTTGGATAGAACTTCTTTAGTAATTTTGGGTGAACATGTAACTTTGGAAGCAGGAACTGGCTGTGTTCACACAGCACCTGGTCATGGTGAAGAGGACTTTGAGGTGTGTGAAAGATATAATATTCCTGTAATTGTTCCAGTTGACAATAAAGGATATCTAACCCAAGAAGCTGGTAAGTTTGCAGGGCTTTTTTATGAAGACTCAAACAAAGAAATTGCAAAGGAGTTAGAAGCTTCAGATCATCTTTTAGGTGTTGAAAAGATAACTCACCAGTATCCTCACTGCTGGAGATGTAAAAATCCTGTTATATTCAGAGCAACCGAGCAGTGGTTTGCATCTGTTAAAGGGTTTAGAGAAGAGGCACTGAAAGCGGTTGATGATGTCAAATGGGTGCCAGAGTGGGGAAGAGATAGAATTTACAATATGATTGCAGACAGGCAAGACTGGTGTATCTCAAGACAGAGAATCTGGGGTGTGCCAATTCCAATCTTCTATTGCAAAAATTGCAGGAAAGAGTTAATAACTGATGAGACAATTGACCATATAGCAAAGATATTTGAGAAAGAAGGCTCTGATGCATGGTTTTCTAAGGATGTAAAAGAGCTTTTGCCAGAAGGTACAAAGTGCCCTGTTTGTGGATGCATGGAGTTTGAAAAAGAGACTGACATTATGGATGTGTGGTTTGACTCAGGATCTTCTCATGCTTATGTTTTAGAGAGCAGAGAAGATTTAGAGTGGCCATGTGATATGTATTTGGAAGGAAACGACCAGTACAGAGGATGGTTCCAATCATCGCTTTTGACAGCTGTGGCAACAAAGGGAAGAGCTCCATATAGAATTGTTTTGACACATGGGTTTGTTGTTGACGGCGAAGGGAAGAAAATGTCAAAGTCAGAAGGTAATGTAATATCGCCGTTTGATATTATCAATGAGTTTGGTGCAGATATCTTAAGGCTTTGGTGCGTGTCGGCTGACTACACAACAGATATGAGAATTTCAAAGGATATTATAAAACAGCTAACAGAAATTTATCGAAAAATAAGAAACACAGCAAGATTCTTGCTTGGCAATCTTTATGACTTTAATCCAAAGACAGATAAGGTAGGATGTGAAAACCTGAAAGAAATTGACAAGTGGGCATTACAAAGGCTATATAAGTTGATTGAAAAGGTGACAAAAGCTTACGAAGAATATGATTATAATCAGGTATATCATCTTGTTCATAACTTCTGTGTAATTGACATGAGTAATTTGTATCTTGACATAAACAAAGATAGACTTTATGCATCAAAAAGTGAAAGCCTTGACAGAAGATCTGCACAGACAGTCATGTACGAAATATTAGTTGCACTCACAAAACTTATTGCACCAATTTTGTCTTTCACAGCAGAGGAGATTTGGCAAAATATTATTTTTAAAGAAGAAGACGCTGAATCAGTATTTTTGACAAGCTGGCCAAAGGTTAACGAAAACATATTAAAAGATGAAACCTTGGAAGAAAAGTGGAACAAAATAATTGAAATAAAGGACATTGTTGCAAAACAGCTTGAGATTGCAAGAAATGAAAAGCTTATTGGAAGTTCCTTAGACAGCAAAGTAAAGATTTTTGCAAAAGGTAATATAAAAAGGTTTATAGAAGAAAACAAAGACATTATTCAGGAAGTGCTGATTGTTTCTCAGCTTGAGGTTGAAGAAGGCGATAGCGACCAGATTAAAGTAGAAGTTTACAAGGCTGATGGCTTAAAGTGTGAACGATGTTGGAAATTCGATACAATGGTTGGGAAGAACGAAGAAAATTTAAATGTATGTCCGAGATGCTATGAGGTTGTAAAAGTTAAATAA
- a CDS encoding YlmH family RNA-binding protein, which produces MYYIPEENKYEILKVKNLIERSYGGIEYSDFLSPYAQKYAIDIILKGENPYLFYQIWGGYEDSERKVLALSFDSRLEETDFSHFPIDIILIKSDTILSHRQILGTFIGQGLKRDKIGDILVKENKALVFVKEEVSLFITTHIDRIGRDRIKTEVVNKDDIDISQFIQNSGKRIVCSVPSMRVDAIVSHGFGISREDASDLVRQFKVAVNWVYIDKPSYEVKEGDLISVRHHGRLKVEKVLTTTKKGRISIELLRFS; this is translated from the coding sequence ATGTATTACATTCCTGAGGAAAACAAATATGAAATCTTAAAAGTCAAAAATTTGATAGAAAGAAGTTACGGTGGTATTGAATATTCGGATTTTCTATCTCCATATGCACAAAAGTATGCTATTGATATAATTTTAAAAGGTGAAAATCCGTATCTTTTTTATCAAATATGGGGAGGATACGAAGATAGTGAAAGAAAAGTGTTAGCACTTTCTTTTGACAGTAGGTTAGAAGAGACGGACTTTTCTCATTTTCCAATTGATATAATCTTGATTAAATCAGATACAATACTTTCTCACAGACAGATTTTGGGAACGTTTATAGGTCAAGGACTCAAGCGTGACAAGATTGGAGACATATTGGTAAAAGAAAATAAAGCTTTAGTATTTGTAAAAGAAGAAGTGAGCCTTTTTATAACAACACATATAGACAGAATAGGAAGAGATAGAATAAAAACAGAGGTTGTCAACAAAGATGATATAGATATCTCACAATTTATACAAAATAGTGGCAAAAGAATTGTATGCAGTGTCCCTTCCATGAGAGTAGATGCCATTGTAAGCCACGGTTTTGGGATTTCAAGGGAAGATGCAAGTGATCTTGTGAGGCAGTTTAAAGTTGCTGTGAACTGGGTGTATATTGATAAGCCTTCGTATGAGGTCAAAGAAGGCGATTTGATTTCTGTCAGGCATCATGGCAGATTAAAAGTAGAGAAGGTATTGACAACCACCAAAAAGGGAAGAATTAGTATTGAGCTTTTGAGGTTTTCATAA
- a CDS encoding DivIVA domain-containing protein: MLTPQDIESKTFKRVYIGGYSVEEVEEFLEQVLKDYEALYKENLELKDKIALLNENIQNYKTIEETLQNTLIVAQSTAEEIKKVAYQKAESIIKEAEMKASKIIEEANSKVLQITYEYGELKKRYQLFLNKFRNLLQTELSALEMVDKELQND, from the coding sequence ATGTTAACTCCTCAAGACATTGAATCTAAGACCTTTAAAAGGGTGTATATAGGTGGTTATAGTGTTGAAGAGGTGGAAGAATTTTTAGAACAGGTATTAAAAGATTATGAAGCTCTGTACAAAGAAAATCTTGAGCTGAAAGACAAGATTGCGCTACTGAACGAAAATATCCAAAACTACAAGACAATCGAAGAAACTTTGCAAAATACCTTAATTGTTGCCCAGTCAACTGCAGAGGAGATAAAGAAAGTTGCCTATCAGAAGGCAGAAAGCATAATAAAAGAAGCTGAAATGAAAGCGTCGAAGATTATTGAAGAGGCAAACAGCAAGGTTTTGCAAATCACATATGAATATGGCGAACTTAAAAAAAGATATCAGCTTTTTTTGAATAAGTTTAGGAATTTACTTCAAACAGAGCTCAGTGCACTTGAAATGGTAGACAAAGAACTACAGAACGACTAA
- a CDS encoding M56 family metallopeptidase: MNIEVIFKWVLSMTLGGSAAIFVFAILGKIFKEYLSARARYYIWIIVLFCFMVPWYVLLSKKSGRVLNQSVTLDNNSYITSKLSNNSALNLQLIENTAQGGALTALPYKNISYFNPEKFVEFIGYVWLVGAIVFFAWFLIRYIWFKVIVIRSSRKCSNEYCRRMIERYCNLRKIPKKIKILESDIIQTPMLIGIITPILVIPTKDIVREDLRLIIRHELVHFKRKDVLVKWLSKLINALHWFNPLVYFAVLKLNRECEYSCDEEVIRKLKKDGKRRYAEVLYNTLLVSIGSGAGAAFGLVGRKESIVERFRFIMSLEARKMSKGAKVFVVMLVLTTIFLSAFVQIWAKDILSFESSEIEAIKSTIEGFYETQYKAYLQMEYIDITPYLDMSKIQNQNKVIALKKLVFRRKYTDEKKYCYVEKRHFPYELHYKNIELDGNKAKVVIDLEIKLKEAYPSFISYGENIFELEKQDGTWKITKHIYDKWALMFYEFSTDQKLPEPDYEQIKKQIDKDFGVK; this comes from the coding sequence ATGAATATAGAAGTTATCTTCAAGTGGGTTTTATCAATGACATTAGGTGGGAGCGCAGCTATCTTTGTATTTGCTATTTTAGGTAAAATTTTTAAAGAGTATTTGAGTGCAAGAGCAAGGTATTATATTTGGATAATAGTGCTCTTTTGTTTTATGGTTCCATGGTATGTATTACTTAGTAAGAAATCAGGCAGAGTGCTAAATCAGAGTGTTACATTAGATAACAATAGTTATATAACCTCAAAACTCAGTAACAACAGCGCATTGAACTTACAACTAATAGAAAATACAGCACAAGGTGGGGCTTTAACTGCCCTGCCTTATAAAAATATTAGTTATTTTAACCCTGAAAAATTTGTAGAATTTATTGGTTATGTCTGGCTTGTAGGTGCTATAGTATTTTTTGCATGGTTTTTGATAAGGTATATTTGGTTTAAAGTGATAGTTATAAGAAGTTCACGAAAATGTTCAAATGAATATTGCAGGAGAATGATTGAAAGGTATTGCAATCTAAGAAAAATTCCAAAAAAGATAAAGATATTAGAAAGTGATATTATACAAACACCTATGCTAATCGGAATAATTACTCCGATCCTAGTAATACCTACAAAGGACATAGTAAGAGAAGATTTAAGATTAATCATAAGACATGAACTTGTACACTTCAAGAGAAAAGATGTACTTGTTAAATGGCTAAGCAAATTAATAAATGCACTTCATTGGTTTAACCCCTTAGTATACTTTGCTGTTTTAAAGCTAAATAGAGAATGTGAATATTCATGTGACGAAGAAGTAATAAGAAAGCTTAAGAAGGATGGCAAAAGAAGGTATGCAGAGGTACTTTATAACACACTTTTGGTGAGTATAGGCAGTGGAGCAGGCGCGGCATTTGGTCTGGTAGGTAGAAAAGAAAGCATTGTTGAGAGATTTAGGTTTATTATGAGTTTGGAGGCAAGGAAAATGAGCAAAGGTGCAAAGGTGTTTGTTGTAATGTTAGTATTGACAACAATATTTCTCAGTGCATTTGTTCAAATTTGGGCAAAAGACATTTTGAGTTTTGAAAGCAGTGAAATAGAGGCAATCAAGTCAACCATAGAAGGATTTTATGAAACGCAGTACAAAGCTTATCTTCAAATGGAGTATATAGATATAACACCGTACTTGGATATGTCAAAGATACAGAATCAAAATAAGGTAATAGCTCTCAAAAAATTGGTGTTCAGAAGAAAATATACAGACGAAAAAAAATACTGTTATGTTGAGAAGAGACATTTTCCATATGAACTTCATTATAAGAACATAGAGCTTGATGGCAACAAAGCCAAAGTAGTTATTGACTTAGAGATAAAACTAAAAGAAGCATATCCATCATTTATTTCTTATGGAGAAAATATTTTTGAATTAGA
- a CDS encoding BlaI/MecI/CopY family transcriptional regulator → MNKDLLKPSEAELEVMKVLWEEGKALSAPEIVQRLKEKHIKWEKSTIYTLIDRLAKKKAIKQEKKDKLYYYSPSISKEEYAKIETARILNKLFNGSVKDLIVALVESGNLKKEELDEIKKLLGKEE, encoded by the coding sequence ATGAACAAGGATTTGTTAAAGCCATCAGAGGCTGAGTTAGAGGTTATGAAGGTTTTGTGGGAAGAAGGAAAGGCACTCAGCGCGCCAGAGATAGTGCAAAGATTAAAAGAAAAACACATCAAATGGGAAAAATCAACCATATACACCTTGATTGACAGGCTGGCAAAGAAAAAGGCAATAAAGCAAGAGAAAAAGGATAAGCTTTACTATTACAGTCCATCAATTAGCAAAGAAGAATACGCAAAGATAGAAACAGCAAGGATATTGAATAAGCTATTTAACGGTTCTGTAAAAGATTTAATAGTAGCTTTAGTTGAAAGTGGAAACTTAAAAAAAGAAGAGCTTGATGAGATTAAGAAGTTATTAGGAAAAGAGGAGTAG